A section of the Humulus lupulus chromosome 2, drHumLupu1.1, whole genome shotgun sequence genome encodes:
- the LOC133817622 gene encoding beta-amylase isoform X1, producing the protein MTAIICSTTGCLREKIRYFDKENLLINIKVGEQGTNRAQKRCRVEDARAVSCTSMVRSSHQAVASEISTVEEKASAPQTYNEKMLANYVPIYVMLPLDAVTAENVVGDRDNLEKQLKELRTAGIDGVMTDVWWGIVESEGPKQYDWSGYRSLFKLVQDCGLKMQAIMSFHQCGGNVGDVVYIPIPQWVRDIGELNPDIFYTNRKGTRNPEYLTLGVDNQPLFHGRTAVEIYSDYMKSFRENMSDFLESGFILDIEVGLGAAGELRYPSYPADQGWVFPGVGEFQCYDKYLKADFKEAASIAGHPDWELPDDAGEYNDTPDATEFFKSNGTYTTEKGKFFLTWYSNKLLNHGDQILEKANKAFLGCKLVLAIKVSGIHWWYKTENHAAELTAGYYNLNDRDGYRPIARMLTRHHAVFNFTCLEMRNSEQSADAKSGPQELVQQVLSDAWQEKIEVAGENALARYDSAAYDQILLNARPNGVNKAGPPKLRMYGVTYLRLSSDLLEKTNFDLFKIFVKKMHADQEYTPDTDKYNHHLVPLPPSKPKIPIQELMEATKPIKPFPWDKETDMSVSGGGGGLFGFIRRLFSWFR; encoded by the exons ATGACAGCCATCATATGTTCAACAACTGGTTGTTTAAGAGAGAAAATAAGGTACTTTgacaaggaaaatctattaataAACATAAAAGTGGGAGAACAGGGAACAAACCGAGCACAAAAGCGATGTCGAGTCGAGGATGCTCGGGCAGTCAGCTGCACCAGCATGGTCAGGAGTAGCCATCAAGCTGTGGCATCTGAAATTTCCACTGTGGAAGAAAAG GCTTCAGCTCCCCAGACTTACAATGAGAAAATGCTAGCAAACTATGTGCCAATCTATGTGATGCTCCCG TTGGATGCTGTTACGGCTGAAAATGTTGTGGGAGACAGAGACAATCTTGAGAAGCAGCTGAAGGAGCTGAGAACGGCTGGAATTGATGGGGTCATGACAGATGTGTGGTGGGGGATTGTGGAATCTGAAGGGCCAAAGCAGTATGATTGGAGTGGTTACAGGAGCTTGTTTAAGCTGGTTCAAGATTGTGGCTTGAAAATGCAAGCTATTATGTCATTCCACCAATGTGGCGGGAATGTTGGTGATGTTGTTTACATCCCAATTCCTCAATGGGTCCGTGACATCGGAGAATTAAACCCTGATATCTTCTACACCAACCGCAAAGGTACCAGAAACCCGGAATACCTCACTCTAGGGGTGGATAACCAGCCTCTCTTTCATGGAAGAACCGCTGTTGAG ATCTACAGTGACTACATGAAGAGCTTCAGAGAGAATATGTCTGACTTTTTAGAATCTGGGTTTATACTGGACATTGAAGTTGGCCTTGGAGCAGCAGGAGAACTTCGGTACCCTTCTTacccagcagatcaaggatgggTTTTTCCTGGTGTTGGAGAATTTCAG TGCTATGACAAGTATCTCAAAGCAGATTTCAAAGAGGCTGCAAGTATTGCAGGTCATCCCGATTGGGAATTGCCTGACGATGCAGGAGAATACAATGACACACCAGATGCAACAGAATTCTTTAAATCAAACGGGACATACACTACTGAAAAAGGAAAGTTTTTCTTGACTTGGTACTCAAACAAACTCCTGAACCATGGTGATCAGATTCTGGAGAAAGCCAATAAAGCTTTTCTGGGCTGTAAACTAGTGTTAGCAATCAAA GTCTCTGGAATCCACTGGTGGTACAAAACTGAGAATCATGCTGCTGAGCTTACCGCTGGATACTACAACCTCAACGATAGAGATGGCTATCGACCTATAGCAAGGATGCTTACAAGGCATCATGCCGTTTTCAATTTCACATGTTTAGAAATGAGGAACTCTGAACAGAGCGCAGATGCCAAGAGTGGACCTCAGGAGCTTGTGCAGCAG GTTTTGAGTGATGCTTGGCAAGAGAAGATTGAAGTTGCAGGGGAGAATGCACTTGCAAGGTACGATAGTGCAGCTTATGACCAAATCCTTCTAAATGCTAGACCAAATGGAGTTAACAAAGCAGGGCCACCAAAACTGAGGATGTATGGGGTAACATACCTTCGTTTATCAAGTGATCTCCTTGAAAAGACAAACTTCGATTTATTCAAGATTTTTGTGAAGAAGATGCATGCTGATCAG GAATACACTCCAGACACAGATAAATACAACCACCATTTAGTTCCTCTGCCGCCCTCAAAACCAAAGATTCCAATTCAAGAACTTATGGAAGCAACCAAACCAATTAAGCCATTCCCTTGGGATAAAGAAACAGATATGAGTgtcagtggtggtggtggtggactTTTTGGTTTCATTCGCAGGCTCTTTTCTTGGTTTAGATGA
- the LOC133817622 gene encoding beta-amylase isoform X2: protein MQASAPQTYNEKMLANYVPIYVMLPLDAVTAENVVGDRDNLEKQLKELRTAGIDGVMTDVWWGIVESEGPKQYDWSGYRSLFKLVQDCGLKMQAIMSFHQCGGNVGDVVYIPIPQWVRDIGELNPDIFYTNRKGTRNPEYLTLGVDNQPLFHGRTAVEIYSDYMKSFRENMSDFLESGFILDIEVGLGAAGELRYPSYPADQGWVFPGVGEFQCYDKYLKADFKEAASIAGHPDWELPDDAGEYNDTPDATEFFKSNGTYTTEKGKFFLTWYSNKLLNHGDQILEKANKAFLGCKLVLAIKVSGIHWWYKTENHAAELTAGYYNLNDRDGYRPIARMLTRHHAVFNFTCLEMRNSEQSADAKSGPQELVQQVLSDAWQEKIEVAGENALARYDSAAYDQILLNARPNGVNKAGPPKLRMYGVTYLRLSSDLLEKTNFDLFKIFVKKMHADQEYTPDTDKYNHHLVPLPPSKPKIPIQELMEATKPIKPFPWDKETDMSVSGGGGGLFGFIRRLFSWFR, encoded by the exons ATGCAGGCTTCAGCTCCCCAGACTTACAATGAGAAAATGCTAGCAAACTATGTGCCAATCTATGTGATGCTCCCG TTGGATGCTGTTACGGCTGAAAATGTTGTGGGAGACAGAGACAATCTTGAGAAGCAGCTGAAGGAGCTGAGAACGGCTGGAATTGATGGGGTCATGACAGATGTGTGGTGGGGGATTGTGGAATCTGAAGGGCCAAAGCAGTATGATTGGAGTGGTTACAGGAGCTTGTTTAAGCTGGTTCAAGATTGTGGCTTGAAAATGCAAGCTATTATGTCATTCCACCAATGTGGCGGGAATGTTGGTGATGTTGTTTACATCCCAATTCCTCAATGGGTCCGTGACATCGGAGAATTAAACCCTGATATCTTCTACACCAACCGCAAAGGTACCAGAAACCCGGAATACCTCACTCTAGGGGTGGATAACCAGCCTCTCTTTCATGGAAGAACCGCTGTTGAG ATCTACAGTGACTACATGAAGAGCTTCAGAGAGAATATGTCTGACTTTTTAGAATCTGGGTTTATACTGGACATTGAAGTTGGCCTTGGAGCAGCAGGAGAACTTCGGTACCCTTCTTacccagcagatcaaggatgggTTTTTCCTGGTGTTGGAGAATTTCAG TGCTATGACAAGTATCTCAAAGCAGATTTCAAAGAGGCTGCAAGTATTGCAGGTCATCCCGATTGGGAATTGCCTGACGATGCAGGAGAATACAATGACACACCAGATGCAACAGAATTCTTTAAATCAAACGGGACATACACTACTGAAAAAGGAAAGTTTTTCTTGACTTGGTACTCAAACAAACTCCTGAACCATGGTGATCAGATTCTGGAGAAAGCCAATAAAGCTTTTCTGGGCTGTAAACTAGTGTTAGCAATCAAA GTCTCTGGAATCCACTGGTGGTACAAAACTGAGAATCATGCTGCTGAGCTTACCGCTGGATACTACAACCTCAACGATAGAGATGGCTATCGACCTATAGCAAGGATGCTTACAAGGCATCATGCCGTTTTCAATTTCACATGTTTAGAAATGAGGAACTCTGAACAGAGCGCAGATGCCAAGAGTGGACCTCAGGAGCTTGTGCAGCAG GTTTTGAGTGATGCTTGGCAAGAGAAGATTGAAGTTGCAGGGGAGAATGCACTTGCAAGGTACGATAGTGCAGCTTATGACCAAATCCTTCTAAATGCTAGACCAAATGGAGTTAACAAAGCAGGGCCACCAAAACTGAGGATGTATGGGGTAACATACCTTCGTTTATCAAGTGATCTCCTTGAAAAGACAAACTTCGATTTATTCAAGATTTTTGTGAAGAAGATGCATGCTGATCAG GAATACACTCCAGACACAGATAAATACAACCACCATTTAGTTCCTCTGCCGCCCTCAAAACCAAAGATTCCAATTCAAGAACTTATGGAAGCAACCAAACCAATTAAGCCATTCCCTTGGGATAAAGAAACAGATATGAGTgtcagtggtggtggtggtggactTTTTGGTTTCATTCGCAGGCTCTTTTCTTGGTTTAGATGA